From Ammospiza caudacuta isolate bAmmCau1 chromosome 24, bAmmCau1.pri, whole genome shotgun sequence:
TGGCTCTTGCTTACCACAGGGACCCACTCAGAGGCCATCGGAGATGTTCTACATTACCCATTCCCTTATGGGAGCTGATACAAACTGCAGTGTCATGAGGTCACCTGGGCAGAACTTGGCCAAATTCAGCTCAATCTCCCCATTAAAAGTTGGACACCTGAAGCACGAGCAATCTGAGGCCGGCTGCAACACGAAGCTCCAAGAAACCAGGAGATAAAACCACCTTTGGCCTCAGTGAAACAGTTTTTACTCgaggaaaaacacagagatAGAGCAACCCGTTTTAAACATCCTTGCAGCGCCACAGCAGGGGCCACAAGCCTGGCCCCAAAGATCCCTCAGctgcctgggcagagcaggatgtgagcagcaggagctgcagatgtCAGAGCcctgcctttcctcacagcctgCAACGTGCACCCCTTGTCACCAGGACACCACGGACTGCAAACGCGTGTGCCTTCGGAGTGGGAAAGCACATGGCTACTTGGGGCACAtgcaggttttggtttttcaaGACAAGGGAATAAATTCAGCCTTAGGAAGAGCACAGGAACACGAGTGTGGCAgccaggggacacaggaggaGCACACGTGGCTGGGAGCAGAAAGCCAGCGTGGGGGTATCCGAGTGCAAGGgtctcccaggtgcctctgctGACACCAGGCAAaggtcacagcaccagctctAACTCTCAGGCTCAGACCTTGATTTCTCCTCCCTTCCACTATGCAGCTGACACAAGGAGCCAATAAAGATAAGGAATCACCTCGTCACTTGAACCAAGAGCTGTCTCCAGGGGTTCAGTGCCCTcagaagggagcagcagcactgcaggtgtgaTGTTCATTTCCTCAGAGGGGCTTGTGAGCCCCCTGTGAGGAAAGGAGGGAGTGAGCAAAGATTCTACCTGCCCACACCACACTCTGGGGCTGCAATCACCCCCAGATCAATCTCAGATCTAATCCTCAGAACTAACCCAAGGCCAAATGTTACAGCACAAGAAACAAAGCTTCCAAGaagcagctccttcagcaggTTCACTCCAATCCCAACACTTGCCCAGatccagggcacagccaggcgCCCACCAGACTGCAAGGGCAAGTGTCAGGCAGTTCAAATCCTGTGGGGCCACTTCTATGCAGGCAGTTTCTGATCTTGTTTCTCCCAGCTAACAGACTTCTGAAGGCAGATTTCAGCTGATGGTGATCTGTAACAACTGAACCTCTGAAATGTGAACAAAATCCATCGCCCAATCCTTCCTCTGTTGGACACCAGGAACTCCCACTGGCCCCTCGAGGTCCATCCACATGCACCCAGGTACCAGTCCTTGGTAGCTGCAATGAAAGATTCCCCCATTCCAAACCAGCCACGAAAACAAAAGCAGCCAAGAGCGGCGAGGCCAAAGCCATGCAGTGTGCAGCTCTGACACAGGGAAAAGCCTTCACTGGGCAGATCTGGAAGAAGGTAAAGGGAGCTTTGCATATTCCTGTATCTTTGGCAGATGGCTGTTCCAGCCTGGGTCTTTTGGGCAGGATGGTGCTGCAGGGCTCACTCCCTTCTGTTTGTGGGGTCAGCATTTCACAATAAATTCACCAGAGTGCCTGAGACCAAGCTGCATCCCCTCACACTGCACTTTGCAGTCCAGAACGAGAGGAGAACATGCTGGaggaacagcagagcagcccaaaCCTTCTGCAATCCCTCCCCAAACGTGAGCCCACTCACAGCCTCGGTGCAGCCCCAAGCCCAGATGACAAAGGCAGAAGAAGAGGAGGTGACAGTGGGACCCAGCTGGTGGTGTCaactcctgctctgtgctccagaaCACAGGGATCAGCCTCTGAGCTACACCTCAgcacaggagaaacaaatgCAAACTTATGCTCCGAAAGAGAGAGGGGAGACTCCAAATGAAAAGGACAGGATGTCTGTGAAGCTTTGCAACTATCAGCAGGTGAATTGCAGCTACAGAGATTCCTCTTggcacacagctccaggcacagctacTGCACACGAGAGTGAacaaaaagggatttttaacTGCTAACCACACAGGACAGCTCAGCAACTTGAATAAATCAGTTTCTTATCAACATGGGTGTGTATTTGTGTACTTCATGTACAAGAGGGAAGGGAGACGAGCCCTCCATGTTATCCCAGAAGTCCCAGTTCTCCCTCTCCAATTCTGATACTGAAATCTGTCCATAACGTGACTCCCAATGACACGCAGGACAACTTAAAAGCAACACccaaaccaaaaggaaaagaggaaataaaagattaaaaagttGGTAACTAAAACCAGCAGATGCTGTTAAAAACGCAGTGCTGGGTGCAGACCCAACCTGGCATTAAAAAGCCTGACAGAAGCAGTCCCTGCACAAACCCCAGCAGGTGCTGAGCCAGTCCTGTTCAGCAGCAAACCAGGACATTCTGGGAAAATGCACGCTGTCCCttaggaaaaagaaaccaaaaaaaaaagaacaagaaacaaacagaaattaaacattTGCTCAAACTACAACCGCTCTGTAggcaaaatattctttttttaaagatggcttttaaattttcatttttaaacttctttttaaGCTACCTAATTACACGTGAAGATAATTTCTAAAAACCCATAGTGTTGGTGTCTCTTCTTCCTCATAGCATTTACACCACTCTGAAATCCAGCAGTCACACATGCATACTCAGGTTTTGGATTTTCCTCTGGAAACAGCTAGTCTTAAGTTACTGggcttttgtttcttcttcttttccagaACACGGAGGCAGAGAAGGGGGGTCCACGCTGTGTCTGTCTGCCACATGAatccccctcccttcccccaaAAGTCAGCTTTTTCTTAAATTCTCCTCTTGTCGATACCCgttttgtgtttttgtgttttaagaCTGTCCGAAGTGATAAGGACCGTGGAAACCCTGAAAGAAAGTTGGAGACATAATCAATTTTCAACAGGCAAGAAACAAAATGCTCAGTGCTCAGCTCCAAagagtgcccagcccagcccagggcttcccaccAGCCCCACTGTGGCTCCAAGGACAGTGAAACCACACATTCCAGGGTTGGCTTCCCCAGAGAGGGCAGATGCCACCACTTACCTCTGTCAGATGTTTTTTAGACCAAGGCCACAAATTAACTTGTGTTTTCTACACCAGAATTCCCTATAGGTGCTACAACACCTGCaggcccagcccctgcagcctccccagtctgtcccacaGACATGGGGCTGTAAATGGGTAAGAGGCtctgccagaaaaaaacccaacaaaaaataATCGACAATCCCACAAGTGCCATGTGTGCCTCCTCAAGGTGACAATGCACATTTGCCTCCAGTGAAATCAACCAGAGCATTtaccaaaacccccaaaatgctTCCTAGAGAATCCATTTCCCTCCTTTACATCCTGAAGTGAGTCACCTAAATGTCAGATGTAGTCACAGGTCTCAAATTAACAGGAACTCCTTTTGTAACTTCTATTGTCCAGATCAGTTATCCGGGGTTTCATCAGGAAGCAGAAGAAAGACCAACAGGCAGCAAGGGATGCCCCAGCTCACGCAGATGAAGTTTGTCAGTGAAGAAGGTACAACCCCCACACAAACCCAGACACACACTGAGGTCAGGAGAGAGATGAGGGAGAAAAACTTGTAtctcatggcagagctggaagaTCATTATGCAAATGCTTCTAAACACAgtccagctcttcccagcacaCTCTGGGtaaggcagggagagcccaaaccattcctgtTCTGGCTGAATGGGAAGCTCTGACCTCAGTTTTCACCACTCTGCCTTTAACAGGGCAAATTTCCTAGGAAATACCATTTCCTTCATGTTCTACAACTTCAAAACCCCCTCactgcaggagccagggctgtggagcCACGAGTGGGAACATGGATTATGTAAAGCACCAACGTCACTGGCAAACCCCAGGCtggagagctctgctgcagatctGACTGGGAAGGAAGTGCCATGAACAGTCTGTAATCTTGCTACAGCTGGAGAGAAAAGTTCAATCTTGGGGATATGATCAGCTGGTAAATACAAGCAAATGGCAAAATgaagcagctctcagcagctctCAGAATCCAACCAAGAGGAGGATCAGCAGACAATTAACCAGGACATCTCCTGAACTGCGTGGGAAGTATGAAAGACTGGGAACGTGGAAATTGCTGTTTGCAGACAGAAATACACGCAAGTGATGGAAAAACAAACAGGCTTCTACCCCAGGAATATGCTGCAGTGCCAGTTTGTAAAGCTTTTCAAAAGAGAACAGCCAGCAGATTCCAGCATGACAGTTCACCTGAGGAAGGAGATGCTCCCATCAAAATCCAGAGATTGAGAAATCCAACATTTCCAAAAATACACTCACTGAAACGGGGGGAAGGGGAGAAGCAGGAGAGAAACATTAAGATGGTGCACAAGAAAAGGACACAGAGGAAAAGCAGTGTATAAACAGGATCCCAAGCAGTCTCACTTCACAGGGATTAAGCTATTGTGCTTAGCActctgcagaaggaaaacaggatttgctGCTGATGACCTGCACAGACACATTTGCCAGAATTTGCTTCATCTCTGAGCTACCTGCACACAAGGCTCTGTTGGAGGCACTGCCTAGTGAGCTCAGGAGGGGTTTAACcaccccctgcccctctgctgggACCACCCTTaccctgtgtcacctcctggggGATGCCAGAGGCAAAACAAACTTGCTTGCTGTAATTTGGGGGTTCCACAAGCATCCCCCCGTGGTGTAAGGAACTGCCAGTCACCCTCAGTCTGACATCAGAGCAGCTCATTTGTGCTTTTGGATGCAGAGACCCTGTGAGGTCACCGTGAGCTGGTTTGCAGGGAAACCCTCTGGATCTCCACAGAATGGTTTCTGGAGCATCTAATTTAAAGCTGTGGAATTATGCAAACTGTGTCAGTTAAACCCAGAGTTTAGCTCAGCACAAGAGATTCCTCAgcatgcacagctctgcaccaccTGCCACCCTGCACTGAACACCTGGCACCCTGCAATGAACTCCCCTGGTCAGCTCCTCCTGATGCAAGGAATTTCACCATGGAAAAGCCCCAGACCTTTCCTTTGGGAATTGCCACTCTTCACTGCATTTCACCTACCCGAGATTCATTACTGAACATGAGAACTTGGCAAAATTGAACCCCACTTGCATCTTTAAGGGAGTGAGAGCTGCTTTAGTGCAGGTGACTCCACCTCCCCTGTCCCATGACGTTTAGTCACCATGCACAGTGTAAGGGTTTGATACCAGAAAGCTTCAATTACTGCTGCAATGCAAATATCAAACCCCTGTATGACATTTTCAAGCCTAATTATCCCCTCTGTGCAACATTTTACATCACAAACACGcaaaaataattctgcagaCAATTGCAGTTTTTCTGAGTTGTTTCAATGGAAGGATTATTCCCAGTATTTTTGGTGCCTTCCCGTCTATCCTCCAAGTGGGATCACTGTTTTTATGaaaagctcagctgcagctttgcAAACTCGCTTTCAGTTCTTCCAGAATGATCCCCAGAAGTAACTGCTCACTTGCTGGTGGGAGCACTGGCTCTTCACACAGACCAGTGTGTCACAACACAGGGCTGTGATTTTCCAAGCATGACAGCTACTGGTATAAATTATCATTTGCCTCGTGCCTCTAGAAGGGAAGTGAGATGTTTTGTGTAGTTAAAACCCTTTGTGAACACTGAGCTCTGCAAACCGAGGTACCTGTGCTGGGAACAAAGCGAGGATTAAGCAAATCTTTCACAAAGCATCACACACAGGCTTTCAGACAGCTCTTTATTTCACCTCTGTGACTGAGTCACCACCAATGCAGGTACACttgcagggacaggaggtggATGCACAGCAATACAGGAGTCTCCCAGTGGGCACTGACAgtggcccagcccaggctgcaggtcCCCATCCCCTCAGGCCGCTCCTACCCCGCGCTGCTCCAACCTCGCTTACGTAAAACTGAGCACAAACAGAGAACAAACATCCAGCACTTGTGTTTTATTCCATGCATGCTGTGCAAACATGGCGTGGCTGGGAGACCACCAGGAAGTTCAGGACCTTCTgggagcaggcactgcagggctgggtcgGGTGCCTGTGGGtgaggaggggcagggctcaggtACCTGAGCTCCCTGATGTGCTGCTGGGATAAAcaacaggcagctctgctgggctgcagtgaGGCAAAGTTGGGCTAAAACCAGGTTATCTGGCACTTCCCACAGTCTGGAAGGACATGGATTTCATGGATGAGCTGACATGCAGCACCCAAACCACCAATCTCTCTCACTAGAGAGGCAAACCAGCTCatgccaggctgcagtgctgtgggagcTCCAAGTCCAACCTTCTCCCACTGTGTCTAAATGGCTGGAACCACACAGTGACCAGCCCAAAGTGAAGCCCAGACACCAGCATGGAAGGGGCTTCAAAACATTTTTGGGGCATAATCCTCATGCATAAAGACAGTTTGATGCCCAGTTTCCAGTAAAAGTATTTCTGTCTACAGTTTACAGAGGTACTCCAAAAATCTGCGAAGTGGAGGCCCTGGTTTGGGAGAAGCATGGCTTTAGAAGCAGCAACAACATTTAAGCTCAGAGAGGGGAAGCCAGTTAAAGGCTCCAAGGACACAGGGTTGGTTTCCCCTTATGTACAGAAAGCTGCCAGGTAGTTCAACTCCACACAGAACAGAGGGAGATGGGGAGCAtaaacacagcaggaaaaagggagctcagatttTACAGCTGTGAATTCCAAATATGTTTCTATTTCACTGGGCTTTGAAGAGCAGCACAAGCAATGACCAGGACAGCCAGGCACCATTTGCTTAGGTGGGGATGATGCTCAGTGTCCTGTCTGGGCAAATCACAACCTCCAGGTGCAGTTTTCTGCATGACATAGAGAGGAGTGATTCCTCAATTCACCTGGGCAGCAGGTTTGGATACAGATCTGTGGATTTTATACAGAGATGTTTAGTACAATCTAAGTGTCAGGATATGGCTATTCATTTCTGATCTTCTCAAACATGGAAACCTGTACATTTCTTTCCTCAGTTAAGCAATTAAACTCTAATTCCCAGGCACTGTAAGACTGGATCTTGGGCTTTTAATGGAAAAGCCAGTCACAAGAGAGCAGCAGTGACCGTGCAGGGTTGCTATGAGACAGGAGTAAATAGGAGAGAGCTGTATCAACCTCAGATCTCTGGAGAATCCAGACAAAGTGACTGCCAGAGAATAAAGTATCTGTGCATGGGGATTTCTGGGCATCCTATCCTGCACTTAGGCACATCTTTACATCTAAGAACATGCAAAAACTCCACTGGGAACAGATTTAACAACAACATGCTCCAAGCAAAGCCCTGGCAGGCCCTggcctgcagcctccccacAGTGTGTGTGGATGGTAGGCAGGGGGCCCCAGGGAGGTGGGTGCCATAGCAGGAATAAAGGGCATACAGCTTGTTCCAACCATGCCACAGGTTTCATCTTACCCACTTACAGGGAATTCTgtgtctggttttgtttgtttttccccaggACACCCAAACCAcccactctgctgctgctctgtaaaACCATTTTGAATGTTTCCAGGTGTGAAATGCTGCTGTACTTGTGTAACCCAGCAGCAGATGGCACGTTGGTGTAGCCACAATCCTGACTCCAATGGGAGCTCTGGAGGACAAGTCACACCTGCTCAGTGCACCAGAGGGAGAACTAATTCCGACAAGGTCTGGCAGCTTCGAGGATGTTTTACACCTGCAGATGCCAGAAACTGCTCGTTTTACCTCAAAGATTTCATGGTCTCATGCACTGCATGactgggtgtccccagtgtctgTCAGCAGAGGAAGCCTCCACAGTCAGCTGAGAAATATTTAAGGGCTTATTTTGCTTCTAAATACAGGACACAGGCTCTTCTCAACACTTTAACTAAACCTGAACCATCTCCTTTGCTCACCAAATGGCCTGGGGattccctccctttcccaggTACATGAAAGGAGACAAAAATATCAGAGATCCTGCCCAAGATAAATAAAATCCAGGAATTCTTGGAGTCTGTGCCACTGCCTAAGCAACCCACAGTGCTCTTCTGTGTTCTCTAGAACCTGAAATAAAGCCTTTCACATCAGTATTCAATCACAAGGCAGCAGGTCCCAATGCAGtagttttccttctcctctgcagcagcagagtaCAGGTCAGATCCCCTGGGAATGAGGAGAAGATGGGCCAGGTAGAGCTTTCCCCAACAGGAACTGGAGCTCCATCTGTTCCTCAGGTAATTCAATACTCCTGACATCACCTCTAATAACCCCttttctgctccagcagcatctccagcaggGTACACCATGcacacaaagggaaaaaaccaaacaaaactgcATCTCCTTTTCCCAGAGGCCTGATCAGGGAATGGGGGGAATGTTCACCTGACCCTTTCAAACCAGACCAGGCATCTGGGATGTCCAACTCCCTCAAACTTGTTTACTACAGAACCAGTATTGTACCAATATGAGTATTGGGTCTGTGACAGAAAACCTCCTACCCTGGGCAGGATGGGCAAGGCTGGAACAGGACTCAGATCTTCAGACCTACCAGAACAGCCTCCAAAGGATAAAATAATCTTAGTATGTCACAAACAAAAGAACTGCAGTAGAGagaaaaaccacccaaaaatcaACTGGGTTCTTCATATCCCCTACcccaaagcaaaaaaaggacTATAAAGTTGTCCCTTCTGAAGCCAGCAAGCAAAATGTCTGCTTTAATCTCAGACAATCCACCTCAAATCCACCCAAGAATATTCTGtaaatacaaaaagaaacaaacaacaaacaaagccaaaacaaGGCAAAAGGGGAGGAAAGGTCACCTGCCCTACATTTGGGGTTAGATTATAACCGCCCCCGTTTCCTCAGAGCACGGAGCTCTGGGTTACCAGCTAAACCAGCTCACTTCAACCTTGTGACACCTCTCAGGTGCTGCTTCACTCTCCTGCTGGCTtctctcccacagcacagctgctccttgccAGGGGCTCTGGTTCCTCACACCCACGCTCTCtgaaggcagccccagcccagccccttggGGAGCACCGTGACCCCAGCACGCAGCCACTGCAGCAGAACTCAGCACTGCCACCTCGGGGGGTGTTTCACTGACAGCCATCACTTCCCAAGCCATCCACTccactgctgagagcagggcctggcagcaggagccagcccagagaCGGTGTTTGGGACCGCTAAGGGGGGCAGTCAGGCTCACCCCACACATGCCAGCCATAAAAgatgcacagccctggggtAAAGGCCACTAAAACAAGATCCACTGGCACAGGACAGGCAGGTTATCCAGGGAGGAACTAAAGTGCTGTAGGTGAACTAACATTAGGGCTTTATTAAGTCATTCAGCAACCAAGTGTTATTGTCCTACACAGCCTGCTCAAAGTACAGTAAAgcatttttaaaggatttaaaaaatcaaactaGTTTGACATACGACAGTACACACCTACACATACTGCTGCATTAACAGGTGGATTCTGAATTGTAAATAATCCTGCAATTCATTTTTCACAcacaagcaaataaaaacagTCAAAATATCACTCAGACTCATATAGCATCCACCAAGCAAGCTTTTGAGAGAGATTTAAAGTAAAGATAATTTAAAAGTCACCTACAATTATGAACAAGACAAGGACACAGACAGGAACGGTCCTTTGATTGACTGTTCCTGCAGGCAGCTTCTGAGATCAAATGGTGTGCTCTGGAGTCTCCCCACACCAGCTATAAAGAAGTTATCTGGCTAATCTGAAGTTTGAGGGTGTGGTAATTTGTTGTCTGTTCAAAATTATGTCAAACTCAGGACACATCTAGAGAGATATTTTGACTTATTTGCACACGCAACTGGAGCAGGCTCCAGCCACTTGCGGTTACAGCACCCAAACAAGGTTATATAAATTTTAAGAAGGACTtgaagcaaaaacaaaaaggtgGATCTGGTAGAGTCTATCAgaggcaaaaaatattttaatataacatGAGGACTTGGCAGAGTCAGACAGTCAAATTCAGAACCTTCCTTAGCAGGTCTGgcagaagcagaaggaaagggCTTTGCAGTTTGGAAGGAAGAGCGATTACACACCTGCCAGGCTCCTCCCCTACCCGTTCTCCTGCTCGCCCAGGGCACCTACCTTACTGTACGTCACTACCGACAAGTTGTTCGAGTGACTGCTGGGGGAGAGATTTACAGAGTTTTGTGACAGTCCATTCTGATCTTGTTCGATTTGGTCAGGAGCAGGCCCCCATGTGTTTTTGCTGATTGTGCCTAGCTCGGAACCCCCAGGGTCTTTTAGGTTGTTTTCATCTGGTTGCCTGTTCTTCTGTGGAGAGGCGAATGGGTTAAAGTTTCCTTCTACCTTGCGATGCGGCTGCGTGTTGAACTCTGTTTCAAAGGATGACAGCTGCTGTGTGACACCCAGAAGTCCTCCAACTTCCACGCTGAGGATCACCCAGATGACATCTGTGGAAAGATACACGTTTGGGTTGTCACTAGATAGGAGTTTATGAAGAAGGGTCAGAAGGAGCAAATGAATTCCATCCTTTACACTAGCAAGAAACAGACTTATTGCTTAAAGCACATTTTTACAAAGCCTCAGCAGTACTGGTTCCAGTGCCCCCAGTTTAACAGGCCTGGGATCAGCAGTTTGAATTTTAGGAGCCAACTGAGGACAGTGGGATTCTACCTTAGGGGAACGTGACTTGCCTACGGAACTCCACACTCTACTAGGGCCAGGACCCCCACTACACACCACTAATCCCCCCTGTGCATAACTCCCCTCACTGAAAACCGTACAAACGCCCCCACTGAGCCCTGCATTCACACACCACTGATCTTGTACACACACATACCACTGACTGCATTGCACAACCACCCCTGACCCCCtgcacacccccagccccaccagtgATCCCCCCCGCCCATACCCGTCCCCCCACAGGCGGCTCTGGAGCGGCCCCGCAGCGCCCTCTGCCGCTCTCTCACGGCCTTGCGGTCCAGGTGCCACCCCGGGCTGGCACCACCGGGCCCCCGCCCCAAAACGGGACAAACGTCCGGGCCCCGGGATCgccagggcagcccccagcAAAGCCACCAGCTCGGCTGCAGGGCAAGAATCCCTCGGACTCAGAGCTTGGCGGCCAAAGGGGTTCAATCTTCAGGTCATGTTCTGGCAAAAGTGACAACTTCTGGCAATGCAGGGACATCTCTCATTGTCCAGGACTGTGAACCCTCTGGAAACCCTGGGCTTTGTGGGCATACAGGACCAGCAACACAAACTGGACAGGCTGTCCCACCTGCACGGGGATATCCCTCAGGGACACACTGTGTCCCCTCCAGACAATGAGGAGCTgcatggcagtgccagcactgccagccccctcCTTCTGGCACTGATATTTTTGCCTCCATGTGCCAACACTGCTTACTCAAGCCCTGAAACTTGGGATACTCCCAGCTGCCAACAGACACAAAGATGTTCTCAGTGTAAACTAAAGCTGGCACAAAAGGGAGGGAAGGCTGCACTGAAGGCAGATGTTTGAGGCCCAGGCTGAAGCACCAGGCAAAATAGCCAAATGTGTTCTTTAAACAGAGAAATAGCTCACAGGGGGTGCACTAAGTCACTGCATTAACCCTGGGCATTAACTTCACATGAGGTTTCACCACTATTTTATGCTCATATGCAGCTCACAAAGTTAAGCAAtggaaaactgggaaagaaTCTCAACAAAGACTGAGTGGGAAAGAGACTCCATGAGAGCTGTGCACATCCCTTTGTTTTCCAGAGTTTTATGTAATCTGTAAATTGTTCCAGTGCTTAGAAAACACTGACCAAGACAACAAAGCAGCTCCCTTGATGTTTTCCTCCACTCTGTGCTATGTATCTaagctcagggctggcagagctctgccccCTGCTCcattctgtgtgtgtgctgtccccagtggggccgtgggcagggaaggggctgctcaCCTCCGTAGTAGAGTCCCGTGGCAGTGCACATCCGCCACTGTCCCTGATACATTCCGgcggtgctggggctgcacatcTGCACGCTGACATCAGCCATCTCCTGCGGCTCCAGGGACCTCACCATCACCATGTTCACGTGCCCAAACTGGT
This genomic window contains:
- the ILRUN gene encoding protein ILRUN isoform X1; the encoded protein is MEGMDVDLDAELMQKFSCLGTTDKDVLIGEFQRLLGFQLSPAGCAFFLDMTNWNLQAAIGAYYDFESPNINVPSMSFVEDVTIGEGESIPPDTQFTKTWRIQNTGTEAWPPGVCLKYVGGDQFGHVNMVMVRSLEPQEMADVSVQMCSPSTAGMYQGQWRMCTATGLYYGDVIWVILSVEVGGLLGVTQQLSSFETEFNTQPHRKVEGNFNPFASPQKNRQPDENNLKDPGGSELGTISKNTWGPAPDQIEQDQNGLSQNSVNLSPSSHSNNLSVVTYSKGFHGPYHFGQS
- the ILRUN gene encoding protein ILRUN isoform X2, which codes for MAAELLRWRTDPRGVRACVRGRAVAPRLGGSFRGRGIVAEMRWRSLEAAAVHVNLQAAIGAYYDFESPNINVPSMSFVEDVTIGEGESIPPDTQFTKTWRIQNTGTEAWPPGVCLKYVGGDQFGHVNMVMVRSLEPQEMADVSVQMCSPSTAGMYQGQWRMCTATGLYYGDVIWVILSVEVGGLLGVTQQLSSFETEFNTQPHRKVEGNFNPFASPQKNRQPDENNLKDPGGSELGTISKNTWGPAPDQIEQDQNGLSQNSVNLSPSSHSNNLSVVTYSKGFHGPYHFGQS
- the ILRUN gene encoding protein ILRUN isoform X3 — protein: MLWSSCSMSRGVWLVLSSLCSSPKCVDLKVLQGGSCRRANEFCVFQTRNLQAAIGAYYDFESPNINVPSMSFVEDVTIGEGESIPPDTQFTKTWRIQNTGTEAWPPGVCLKYVGGDQFGHVNMVMVRSLEPQEMADVSVQMCSPSTAGMYQGQWRMCTATGLYYGDVIWVILSVEVGGLLGVTQQLSSFETEFNTQPHRKVEGNFNPFASPQKNRQPDENNLKDPGGSELGTISKNTWGPAPDQIEQDQNGLSQNSVNLSPSSHSNNLSVVTYSKGFHGPYHFGQS